In the Ornithinimicrobium pratense genome, GGATCACGTCCTAGGGGTGATCAAGGCGTTCGCGCAGAAGGACCAGCCGGGGGCCAAGCTGCGTGACCGGTGGAACCCGGGGATCGACGCCCCCGCCATCACCGGCCGGGCCGACTCCGGAGACATCGAGATCGACCTCGTCGAGCTGTTCACCGATGTCGGTGGGCTGGCTGCCGACATCGGCAAGGGTGTGGCGATCTTCATCGACGAGATGCAGGACCTGCAGCCGGACGACGTCTCGGCCCTGTGCGCCGCCTGTCACGAGTTGTCGCAGACGGCGCTGCCAGTGATCGTCGTGGGGGCCGGGCTGCCCCACCTGCCGGCCGTGCTCTCGGCAAGCAAGTCCTACTCCGAGCGGCTCTTCCGATACAACCGGATCGACCGCCTCTCCCGGGAGGAGGCCGCTCGGGCGCTGCAGCTGCCCGCCGAGGACGAGGACGCCTCCTGGGCCCCGCAGGCGTTGGACGCGATGTATGCCGCGACCGGCGGCTACCCCTACTTCATCCAGGCCTACGGCAAGGAGGTCTGGGACCAGGCGCCGCAGTCGCCGATCCAGGTCGAGGACGTCCGCGTCGCCTCCCCGGCCGCGGAGGCCGAGCTGGCCGTCGGCTTCTTCGGCTCCCGCTACGAGCGGGCGACCCCGGGTGAGCGGGAGTACCTGCGGGCGATGGCCGACCTGGCCGCGGCGCAGCAGGCCGCGGGGGAGGAGCTGGATGAGGTCGAGTCGGTCGCGACCGCCGACATCGCCGCCCACCTGGGGCGCAAGCCGCAGTCGCTCTCACCCGCCCGAGACGCCCTCCTGAAGAAGGGCCTGATCTACTCCGGCGAGCGCGGCCGGATCGCGTTCACCGTCCCGCACTTCGGACGCTACCTGCGGGCCCAGACCTAGCACGACCAGCCCTGGGCCGGCGGTGCGCCCCAGGCATGCACGCCGCAGACGGCAGTGGGGGTGCGCGCCGGCGGTTCGGCTGACTGGGTTCGTCACCGGGCACGTCTAGGGTTTTGTGGTGGCGTCCACGGGGCTGAGTGAGGACTTCGGGCGTCTGTGGGCAGCGGTGGCGACGAGTCAGACCGGTACCGGGCTGGCGACCGGGGCGATCCCATTCATCGCGGTCGAGGTCCTGCGGGTCTCCCAGCTGCACCTGTCGGTGATCGTGGCCTTCTCGGCGCTGGTGGCCGGAGTACTGGCGCTGCCGGTGGGTCCTTGGGTCGAGCACCATCGCAAGCGGCCGGTCATGATCGCGGCGGACCTGACGCGTGCTGCGGCCTTGTTCAGCATCCCCATCGCCTACCTTGCCGACGTCCTGACCTACGCCCACCTGCTCACCGCGGCCACGCTCACCGCGCTGGGTCACGTGCTGAACAACACGGCCAGTTCCGCGCACCTGAAGGCGCTGGTCGGGGTTGATCAGCGGACCGCAGCGGCCAGCTGGATCGACACGACGCAGTGGATCACCGCGACCGCCGGCCCACCGATCGGCAGCTCGCTGCTGGCTGCGGTCGGACCAACAGTGACGGTGACGCTGAACGCGATCGCCTTCCTGGCCTCAGCACTGGGGATCAGCCGGATCCGCAGGCCCGAGCCGGCACCCCCACCCCGCGCGCCTGACCACCATTGGCGGCGGGAGGTCAGCACCGGGTGGAGGTTCATCCTTGGCCACCCCACGCTGCGGCCACTGTTCATCAACGCCATGGTCTTCGGCGCGATGATCGCGGCCTCCAGCCCGTTGATCATGTACCTGATGCTCGACGACCTAGGTCTACCTGCCTGGCTGTTCGGGCTCGCCCTGGGCGTGCCCGCCCTCGGGGGCCTGGTCGGTGCCCTGCTGGCTCCCCGGCTGGAACGCCTGGTGAGCAACCGTGATGGCCTGATGGTGGTCCTGGGGGCGGCCCGGGCGGTGTGGCTCATCCCGATCGCGTTCGCCCCACCCGGCCTGGCGGGCGCAGCCGTCATCATCGTGTGCGACACCCTGCTCCTGGTGTGCGCTGGGGCGTTCAACCCGCTGTTCGTCGCCCATCGCTTCGCGGTGATTCCCGACGAGCTCATGGCCCGGGTCTCGGCGGCCTGGACCATCACCAACCGGATGATCTGGCCGATCTCCATCACCGCCCTCGGCGCACTGGCCACGCTGAGCTCAACCCGCGCGGCCATAGCCGCCGCCGGGATCGGACTGCTCACCTCCGCCCTCTGGCTCCCGTGGCACCTACGCCGATCATGACCTCAGGACGAACCACCCGCGGCGTGAGCGCTGTCGTTGACCTCGCCTCGTCGGCTCGTCCTCACCAGGGGTCCTCGGGTGCGCCCCGCGGCGCTAGGGGATGAGTGGCTTGACCATGATCACCGTGGGTCCGTCCCAGTCCAGACCCGTGACCTCCTCAAGGGGGAGGAACCCTCGGGCTGCGTAGAAGGCCCGTGTGGCCGCATATCCCTGGTCCTCGTAGGAGGGGCCCACAGTCTTGACCTCGAGCAGGCGGACACCGTCGGCTATCAGGTCGGTTTCGACCGCCGTCACAAGGGCTGTGCCAACACCCGAGCCGTGGTGGTGCGGCGTCACCGCGATGAGGTGGATCTCACCAGTCGCCGGGAAGTGGCGGTCAACCAGTGCCACACCGACGACCTCATCACCGATGCGGGCGAGGTAGCTCGCCTTTGCGCTGGCTGCCCGCGCATAGTGCTCATTGGCCTCAGGGATCCCGAACCAGGACGGGAGTGCCCCCAGGATGCGGCGGACCGCGTCGGGGTCTTGGCTCCGCGAGATGGTCACTGCTGTCTCAACCATGTGTCTTGTCCAAGAGGTCTTCCCGCCCACGTCCCCGCGGGCGCATTCTTCGTGAGTCCACCCGAGCACCGTGCCAGTCCGACTGGCCTGGGGCAACGGAGTTACGCTGCCTGAACGCCTGCTGTTGCGGCCTGCCCGCCCACATGAGCGGGTCACGACGCCCACTCTCTGCGGGGTTGATCACTGGGTGGGCTGGTCGCGCAGGTATTGCCCCGGCGTCATGCCGGTGATCGTGCGGAAGTCGTGGGTGAAGTGTGCCTGGTCGGTGTAGCCGAGCGCGGCCGCCAAGTCAGCCAGCCTGGTCGTGCCGGTCTTGAGCGCCTGCACCGCGTCGTGCAGGCGCCGGCGCTTGACCAGCCACTTGGGGGTCAGCCCCACCCGCTGCTCCACCAGGCGCTGCAGGCTGCGCTCGGTGAGACCGAACTCGCGGGCCACCTGCTCCACCCGCGTCACATCGGGGTTGTCACGGAGCCAGGCCACAACCCGGTTGATGAGCAATCCCTGTTCGTCCACCGGGAGGTACTCCGCCAGCCACCGCTCCACCACTGCGATCGACGCCGTGTGGGCGCTCGGATCGTGCGGGTCGGCCGCCATGGTGTCCCGCACGTCGGGCACCAAGGCGCCGGGAACGCCGTCGACCCCGGTCAGGTCCGTCCACGTGTCGGTGAGCTCGGCCACGGACCGCCCGAGCACCAAACGTCCGGCGGCGGGGCTGAGCATGGTGCCGACGGCCCAGCCTTCACCCTCGAGGGTGACGCTGGAACGGCCCCGCGCCACGCCATACAGCCGGGCGTAGCTGTCGCTGATCACGACCAGGCACACTGGGTACTGGAGGGTGCTCTGCGTGGAGGGCTCGCGTAGCGACCACACCGGGATCCAGTATCGAGACACCAGGTCGGCGAGATGGCCGCTCGGGGCGTAGCGATGGATCGGCGGCGATGGCCGGCTGAGTCCTGTCAGGTGCGCCCTGTCGACCGGGTCGACCGGACGCGGGATCCCGGGCGCAGGCATGTGTCGGATTATCACAAGCGGCGGGGCTATGTGTCCTGCCACGGTTGTCCCATGACTCAGAGAACATCGACCACCACTCAGGATCAGCACGCCCCGACCTTCGCTGGCCGGGCCGCCGGCTTCACCAGCATCCTCATTGCCGCCGGCGACGCTTGGGATGCCCCGACACCGTGCGCGGGGTGGAGCGTCCGGGACGTCGTCGCCCACGTGATCGACACGCAGCGCGACTCCCTCGCCGATCGGGGCCTGGACGCCGGAGCTGTGGCTGACCTCACCCTCCCCGCCGCCGCGTGGGAGGTCCACCGCGAGCACGTGGTGGCCGTGCTGGGACACGACGGCGTCGCGGAGCGGGAGTACGAAGGCTACTTCGGCCCGACCACGATCGGCGCCACGATGACCGACTTCTACGGCTGGGATCTCGTCGTGCACGGTTCTGATGTGGCTCGCGCCACCGGCCAGCAGTGGTCGATCAGCGATGAGGAGGCGCAGGTACTGCACGCCGCGGCCGACGGCTGGGGCGAAGCCCTCTACTCAGAGGGCATCTGCGCCGCACCCGTCGAGGTCGCCCCAAGCGCCTCCGCGACCGACCGTCTCCTCGCTCGGCTTGGCCGCGACCCACACTGGCAACCCACCTGAGCAGATGCGTCGCAGGAGCCGCTCGGGCCCAGAGATTGCTCGGCTCGCTCCCACCAATCGCTCTCCAAGAAGTGCCTTCGGTGACCCACTGCACCCCCGGCGAAGGCCAACGGGAGCAGCCGTCCTTGAGGCGGCGAAGTCGTGCGTCTCGTGGTCATCCTCGCTGCCTAAATCCGTTGGAGACGGAGAGGGTGTGGGGCAGGATTCGGGTCGTGGACTTTGAGGACTTCATCCGGGCTGGCAACCAAGGCGTTGACCCGGCGCTCTATGAGATCGAGAACGCAGCCATCGATCGGCGCGGCCTTCTCTGGGCGGCGTTGCAGCGTCAGGGGCCCTGGGAAGGTCGCGTGCTGCTCGACTTGGGTTGCGGTTCGGGGTTCTGGTTACCACGCTACGAAGGCGCGGCCGAGGTCATCGGTGTCGAGCCCGATGCCAACCTTCTCGATCTGGCGCGCGCCCGCCCAGGCCGGGCGCGGGTGCTACACGGCTCCGCCGAGCACATCCCGCTAGCGGACGACTCGGTCGACGTCGTCCACGCCCGCTTTGCTTACTTCTTCCCCCACCACGGCTTCGACCCCACCCCCGGACTGGTTGAAGTCGGGCGGGTCCTTAAGCCAGGCGGCAGGCTCGTCGTGATCGACAACGACACCGAAGAGGGAGAGTTCGCCTCACTCTTGAAGGCCAGCCCTTGGGCAGCCAGCCAAGGCCAGGACACCTACGCGCTCCACTGGTGGGCTGACAAGGGCGCCCGCACCACCCCCGTCATGAGCAGCTGGGAGTTCGACACCCGCGCGGACCTTGAAGCGGTCCTGCACCTGGAGTTTCCACAGGACGTCGCCGACGACTGGCTACACGAGCACCCGGACCGCACCGGGCTCTCCTACGGCAACCTCCTCCACACCTGGACGAACGCCTGAACCGACGCCCGGGGCACGGCAAGACAGTGCGCTCAGGGGGTGTCGTCGTGCTCGGATCCGATGAACCAGTGCAGGCATGAGGGTCGATGACCTGTCCGTCGGTGGCTCCCCAGGGGCGAGTTTGTGCAAGCCCGACAAGGTGGACTAGCCGCTGCCGGCCGACACCGGCGCAGCCCAGGCCAAGGCGGTGCAGCGGGCGCCGTCACCGATGGGCCGGGAGGCTGACCGACCCAGATGAGTCAACTCATGCGTTGCCCAGCTGCACCGGCAGCAAGCCTCGCCGTGTCTGGGCGGCGATCGCCGCGAGGGCGTTGTCCAGCGTGGCGTGGCGAAAGGCGTAGCCGGTGCGCAGGAGGACGGCGGGGTGGACCCAGCGGCTCTTGAGCACCAGCTCGGCCTCGGTCCGGATGATGCGGGCGCCCGCCTCGAGCGACCACGACGGCAGCGGGACGCCCACCGGGCGGCCCAGGTGCCGGCGCACTGCCGCCATGAGCTCGGCGTTGGTGACCGGGTGCGGCGTGGCCAGGTTGACCGGTCCGCTGATCTGCTCGTGGTCGATGACGTGCCGCACGGCGCCGTGGATGTCGTCGACGTGCAGCCAGCTGAAGATCTGCCCACCGTCGCCCTGGGTGCCGCCGAAGCCGATCCTGGCCAGGTTGATCAGCGGGTTGAGGGCACCCCCACCTGGCCCGAGCACGATGGCGGCCCGCAGCGCGACCTTGCGCACACCCGTGGGTGCGGCATACAGCTCGTGCTCCCAGGCCCGTGCGACCGCGACGGAGAAGCCAGCGCCCAGCTCGCCCGTTGCCTCGTCCTGGGGCCGGTCCCGGGCGTCGCGGTAGATGGTCCCGGTGCTGGAGTTGATCCAGACGGGGGGCGGGGAGGTGCAACCGGCGAGGGCGGCGCCAAGGGCCTTGGTGGTCTCGGTGCGGGAGGTGAGGATCTCGTCGGCGGTCCGCTTGGTGTAGCGGCAGCTCACCGAGCGACCGGCCAGGTTGACCACCGCGTCGCTGCCGTCCAGGACAGGACGCAGATCCTCGCCCCACCGGACGTCACCGGCGCTTCGCCCGATCGTCCGCACGTCCACCCCATCTGCCCGGAGGGCCCGGCACAGGTGCTGCCCGATGAAACCGGTCGCTCCGGCGATGACGATGGTGCTCATGGGTCGCTCCTGTCAGCGGTGGGTGAGGCAAGTCGGTCCATCAAGCGGAAGACGTCCCCGGCCAGCCGCCGCCCCACCGGCAGCCGGCTCAGCGTCACCGTGCGGGCGATGATCGGGGCCACGCCGTCGACGAGCACACGGGTGCGCCGCTGGTCCGGTGAGGTGTCGGTGACCCAATGCAGAGTGACCCCCAGGTAGCCCAGCCACAACAGCTCCGCGAGCCGGGGGTGGGTCGAGGTCCCGCGGGGGCCCCGCGAAACGGTCAGCACCTCGCGCATGAGGGAGGTCGCCGCCGCGCGGGCGGCCGCGGACTCCTCCGAGAAGGGGCTGACCGACGATGACCGCGAGAGTGCCACGTGCAGCATCGTGGAGCCGAACGCGTGGTAAGGCGCCATGGTGTCCAGGCCGGTATGCAGCACCGTGCGCAGGTTGTCCGCCAGCCCCGCCCCGTCCTGCAGGAGCGGCAGTGCCCGCTGCCGGTGCTCCTGCTGGATCCGCACATACAGCTCATGGACCAGGGCGTCCTTGCCCTCGAAGTAGTAGTACGCGCTGCCTGGTGACATCCGCGCCTCGTGTGCGATCAGGCGCATGGTCGTCGCCTCGTAACCGCGCTCCCGGAACAGGCGCAGCGCCGTCTCGACCAGGAGCTCCCGGGTGCGCTCCGCCTTGGTGGTCATATTCGCAACCTACACCGTGTTTTGAACATGTTCAAAATAGGCCATCCTGGCCGGGACCGGCTTCGCGGAGCCGGACCGTGTCAGGGTGAGCCATGACCCGTTCCTCACCCTCGGTGCTGTGGTTCCGCCGTGACCTGCGGCGCGGCGACCACCCGGCGCTCCTCGCCGCTCAGGATGCAGCCGGCCCCGGCGCTGCTGTCGTGCCGCTCTTCGTCTTCGACCCGGCCCTGTGGGAAGCCGGCGGCCCGGTCCGCCGGGCCTGGTTGGCCGCCTCCCTGCGGGCTCTCGACGAGGACCTCGACGGCCGGCTCGTGCTGCGCCTGGGCGACCCTGCCCAGGTCGTGCCGCAGGTCGTCCGCGAGGTCGAGGCGGCCAGCGTGCACCTGTCCCGTGAGACCAACGGGTATGGCGTGCGCCGGGACCGGCGCGTCCGCGCGGCGCTCCAGGACCTCAGGGACCGTGACGGCACCGGGTGGGTGGAGACCGGCACGCCCTATGCGGTCGGCCCAGGCCTGGTGCGGACCAAACAGGGCGAGCCCTACAAGGTGTTCACCCCGTTCGCCCGAGCCTGGCGCGAGCACGGCTGGCCTACGCCGGCCCCCCGATCCGACCGGCTCGACGTGCTCGACCTGCCCTCCGACGACCAAGCGCGGCGCCTGCTCGACGAGGCGCTCAGGCTCGACGGCCTGCCGCAGCTGCCGCCCGCCGGCGAGACGGCAGCCCTGCGGCGCTGGCGCGAGTTCCGCGAGCAGGACCTCCCCGCATACCGTCAGGACCGGGACCGCCCGGCGATCGACGGGACCAGCCGACTCTCGGCCTACCTGAAGATCGGGGCCCTCCACCCGCGCACGCTGCTCGCCGACCTGGCCGAGGAGACAGGGGAGGGTGCCCAGACCTTCGTCACCGAGCTGGCATGGCGCGAGTTCTACGCCGACGTCCTGCACCAGCAGCCCGCCAGCGCCTGGAGCGATCTGCGGCCGGCGTTGGCGCAGCTGCGCTACGACGACCCGGAGGACGCGGTCCTCGCCTGGCAGCAGGGCCGGACCGGCTATCCGATGGTCGACGCGGGGATGCGCCAGCTGCTCGCGGTCGGCTGGATGCACAACCGGGTGCGGATGATCACCGCCAGCTTTCTCACCAAGGACCTGCACGTGTGGTGGCCGGTCGGTGCGCGCTGGTTCCTGGACCGACTCGTCGACGGCGACCTAGCCTCCAACAACCACGGCTGGCAGTGGGTGGCGGGCACGGGGACCGACGCTGCGCCCTACTTCCGCGTCTTCAACCCGGTCACCCAAGGGGAGAAGTTCGACCCCGACGGTGACTACGTGCGCCGGTGGGTGCCCGAGCTGCGGCACCTGCCGGGGGCGTCCGCCCACCGGCCGTGGGACCAGGAGGATGGTTACTCCCACGACTACCCGCGCCGGATCGTCGACCACGCCGAGGAGCGGCGGGAGGCGCTGGAGCGCTACGAGGCCGCCCGGTGAGCACACCGGGCGGCCTCGCGCAGGGCGGGTCTGAGCTGCGGCTCAGGGGGTGGGCGAACCCCCGTTGACGTTCAGCGTCTCGCCCAGGACGTAGCTCGACTCGGGCGAGGCCAGGAAGACGTAGGCCGGCGCGAGCTCGGTGGGCTGTCCGGCACGCCCCAGGGGGACGCTCTGCCCGAACTCCGGCAGGTCCTCCGTGGGCTGGCCGTGCGAGGGCTGGATCGGCGTCCAGATCGGCCCGGGTGCCACGGCGTTGACGCGAATCCCCTTCGGCGCCAGCTCCTGGGCCAGGCCCTTGCTGAAGTTGTTGATCGCCGCCTTGGTCGCTGCGTAGTCCAGCAGCGGCGGGGACGGCTCGTAGGCCTGGATCGAGGTGGTGTTGATGATCGCCGACCCTGCCGGAAGGTGCTTGAGGGCCTCCCGGGTGAGGGTGAACATCGCGATGATGTTGATCTGGAAGGTCTGCTGAATCTGCTCGTCCGGTGTCTCTTCCAGGCTCTCGTTGGCTACCTGCTTGCCCGCGTTGTTCACCAGGATGTCCAGCCCGCCCAGCTCCTCGGCGGCGCGGCGCACGATATCCCGGCACTGCTCGGGGTCGATCAGGTCGCCGGGCACCTTGACCGCCTGACGGCCCGTCTCGGTGATGATCCGGACGACCTCATCGGCGTCTACTTCCTCCTCCGGCAGGTAGTGGATGGCCACGTCGGCGCCCTCCCGGGCGAAGGCCACGGCCACCGCTGCGCCGATGCCGGAGTCGCCCCCGGTGACCAGCGCCTTGCGGCCCTCCAGACGGCCGGTGCCGCGGTAGGAGAACTCGCCGATGTCCGGCTTCGGCGTCATCTCGGACTGCAACCCCGGCTCCTCCTGGGTCTGCTCCGGCGGGCTGATCACGGGGTAGCGCTTGACCGGGTCCTGGAAGACGAGCTGGTCGGTCTGGGTGGTGTCGGTGTCCTCGGAAGCCATGGGTGTCTCCTTCGCTTCGGTATGGCGTGTGCCGTCCTGTCCAGTCTGCGAACCACGCACGGTGGTCGCACCCTGGAACGGACCCCTCACCCCTGGGGGCGGGACCCGCGACGGTGGTCGAGCGTCAGGGCAGCTCGACGACAGTGGAGGAGCCCTCGTCGTCCTTGTTCCTGCCGGTGAGCGCCTTGACGGTGCTCACCGCGGTGCCGACCAGCGACTCGCCGCCCCAGTAGTGCGCAGTGTCGCCGGAGACCTTGAGGACGACGTTGTCGGGGTTGCCCGGGCCGCCCTCCATGAAGGCCGCTGCGCCCTTGGACCACAGCTGCTCGACCAGGTCCCGGTCCTCGATCAGGGTGGCGGTGCCGGTCAGCGACACCCACGCCTTCATCGAGGAGTAGGCGACGTTGACGCGGGGGTCTGCGCGGACGTCCGCGGCGACGGAGCTGCCGCCGCGCACCAGGAAGAGCACGTCGCCGTCGTCCTCGGCGACCTGGGTGGACAGCGGCCGACTGATCAGGCGACGGTCCGGGGAGCTGGAGTCGGCGGTGGTCAGCATGGCCACGTCCATGTCGGAGATGAGGTTGCGGACCTTCTCCACGTCGGCGGGGTCATCGCTCACCCGAACGCTGTCGTCGGTGCCGCGGTCCTGGTGCTGGGTCATGGGTTCTCCTCCGTAGGTTCCTGTGCTCTCGCGACGCTAGTCGCGCACCACTGGGTCGGCAGGTCGGACCGGTGCGCCGCCGGCCCGCTCCCACGGGGCGACAGGACCGGCGATCACAGCGAACAGGGGATGCGCCCCCATTTCAAGCTTCTGCTGCACCACGTGGTCCGTCGGGCTGCGCACCGCGAGCTTGTCGAGCAGGAGCGCGCGCTCGAGGTCCAGCTGGCCGGTGGTCAGCGTGAGCTGCCCCTCCCACCGCTGCACCTCATCCACGCGGGCCGGGTCGAAGCGGTAGCCCCGCACCGCAGCCTCCTGCTGCACCACGTCCAGGTATGCCGCCACCGCGCCTCCGGGGGAAGGGCAGGCGCGGAAGCGCTCGAGCTGGGGGTGGTGGCGGTAACCGCGGGTCCGGCCGGCGAGGACGGCCTGTGCGAGCAGGGCCTCGCGCCACAGGGCGACCAGGCCCCGCCGGTCCAGGTGTGCAGGGTGCAGGCTCCACAGACGCATCATCCGATCAGACACGGTTCGTCCACCGGACGCCAGTCGGTGGTCGCGGGGCAGCGGTCGTAGCTTCGATGAGGCTCTCTTCGACGATCTGTCCTCAATCCTAGAAAGGGGAATACGCGACCATCCTCAGGGAGGTCATGGGAGACAGGCAACGTCCTGCACCGCAGACAACGTCGCCGACGTTGTCTGCGGTGCAGAACGTTGTCCACGTCCGGCCATGGGCGGACGCTCTGCTGGCCGTCCGCCCGGAGCACGTTAAGCCCGCTGCGGGACCCGCTCCCGGCTCGGCGCGGAGGATGAGGCGCTCGGACGGGCGCCGGTGGCCCGGGCGGCCGGGTCCTCCTTGCGGCGCAGCAGGCGCATGGCGTTGACGATGACGACCAGCACCGAGGTCTCGTGGGCCAGCATCCCGACGGCCATCGTCACGCCACCGAAGAGGACGCCGGCCATCAGCACGACCACGGTAGCCAGCGCGATCACGATGTTCTGCCGCATGTTGGCGACCGTGCGCTTGGCGAGCGAGACCGCCTCGGGCAGCTTGAGCAGGTTGTCCATCATCAGGGCGATGTCGGCCGTCTCGATGGCGACGCCGCTGCCAGCCGCGCCCATCGCCACGCCGATGTCGGCGGTCGCCAGGGCGGGGGCGTCGTTGACGCCGTCGCCCACCATGGCCACGGTGTAACCCTGCTGGCGCAGCTCGTCCACGGCCTCCAGCTTGCCCTCGGGCAGCAGCCCGGCCCGGACCTCATCGATCCCAACCTGCTGGGCCACGGCTCTGGCGACCGGCTCGATGTCGCCAGTGAGCATGACGACCTTCTTGACCCCGGCGCGGTGCAGCCGACGCACCATCTCCGGGGCGTCCTGGCGGACTGTGTCCGCCACGGCGACCACGCCGATGGCACGGCCGTCGCAGGCGACGACCATCGGGGTGCGGCCCCGGGCGGCCAGGTCGGCCACCACCTGCGCGGCCTGGCCGGTGTCCTCGCTGCCCTCGACCTGCTCGGCCTGGAGCAGGGCCAGGTTGCCGACCGCGACGCGGTGACCGTCGAGGGTGGCCACGATGCCCTTGCCGGGGACCGGCTCGGTGTGCTGGGGCAGGCCCAGCACTGCGAGGCCCTTCTCGGCGGCGGCCTCCAGGATGGGACGCGCCAGCGGGTGCTCGGAGCCGGCCTCGGCGCGGGCGGCATATCGCAGCACCTCCTCCTCGTCGACCGGCGGGTGGTCCGGACCCAGATCGGTGTCGAGCACGACCACGTCGGTCAGCTGCGGGCGGCCCTCGGTGAGGGTGCCGGTCTTGTCCAGCGCGACGGCGTCGATCCTGGCGGAGGTCTCCAGGAACTCCCCGCCCTTGACCAGGATGCCGTCCTTGGCGCCGCGGCCGATGCCGGCCACGATCGAGACCGGGATGGAGATGACCAGGGCGCCCGGGCAGGCGATGACCAGCAGGGTCAGGGCCAGGACGATGTCACCGGTGGACAGGCCGAGCACGATCGCCAGCACGATGATCGCCGGGGTGTACCAGGACGAGAAGCGGTCCATGAACGTCTGCGTCCGGGCCTTGGCGTCCTGGGCCTCCTCGACCCGGTGGATGATCCGGGCCAGGGTGGTGTCGGCGCCGACGCCGGTGGTCCTGACCTGCAGGAAGCCGCTGGTGGCGATGGTGCCGGCGAAGACCTGATCGCCGGTCGTCTTCTCGACCGGGATGGACTCGCCGGTGATGGAGGCCTCGTCCAGCGCTCCGGTGCCACCGATGACCAACCCGTCGACCGGGACCTTGGCGCCGTTCTTGACCAGGACGGCCTCGCCCAGGCCCACCTCGTGGGCAGCCACCTCGACCTGCTCGCCATCGCGCAGGACGATGGCCACGTCCGGCGCCACCGCGACCAGTTCGGCCAGGGCCGAGCGGGTCCTGGCCAGCGTGCCGTCCTCCAGTGCGTGCCCGATGGCGAACAGGAAGGTCACCGCGGCGGCCTCCCAGTACTCGCCAATCATGATCGCGCCGATCGCGGCGATGGAGACCAGCAGGTCGATGCCGATCACCTTGACGGCCAGCGCCGACCAGGCCTTGCGCACCACGGGGGCTCCGGCGACGACCGCGGCGGCGACCATCAGCAGGTCACCCCAGGGCTGGGGCTGCCAGAGCCGGCTGGTCGCGACCGAGGCCAGGATCAGGAGCCCGGCGGCCGCAGGCACGGCCCACCGGCCGTGCAGCCAGGTCTGGACCTTGTTCATGCGTTCCCTTCTCTCTGCGTGCTTGCGGTGGAGTCGATGCCTCAGAAGGCG is a window encoding:
- a CDS encoding glucose 1-dehydrogenase; amino-acid sequence: MASEDTDTTQTDQLVFQDPVKRYPVISPPEQTQEEPGLQSEMTPKPDIGEFSYRGTGRLEGRKALVTGGDSGIGAAVAVAFAREGADVAIHYLPEEEVDADEVVRIITETGRQAVKVPGDLIDPEQCRDIVRRAAEELGGLDILVNNAGKQVANESLEETPDEQIQQTFQINIIAMFTLTREALKHLPAGSAIINTTSIQAYEPSPPLLDYAATKAAINNFSKGLAQELAPKGIRVNAVAPGPIWTPIQPSHGQPTEDLPEFGQSVPLGRAGQPTELAPAYVFLASPESSYVLGETLNVNGGSPTP
- a CDS encoding pyrimidine dimer DNA glycosylase/endonuclease V: MRLWSLHPAHLDRRGLVALWREALLAQAVLAGRTRGYRHHPQLERFRACPSPGGAVAAYLDVVQQEAAVRGYRFDPARVDEVQRWEGQLTLTTGQLDLERALLLDKLAVRSPTDHVVQQKLEMGAHPLFAVIAGPVAPWERAGGAPVRPADPVVRD
- a CDS encoding pyridoxamine 5'-phosphate oxidase family protein, which gives rise to MTQHQDRGTDDSVRVSDDPADVEKVRNLISDMDVAMLTTADSSSPDRRLISRPLSTQVAEDDGDVLFLVRGGSSVAADVRADPRVNVAYSSMKAWVSLTGTATLIEDRDLVEQLWSKGAAAFMEGGPGNPDNVVLKVSGDTAHYWGGESLVGTAVSTVKALTGRNKDDEGSSTVVELP
- a CDS encoding heavy metal translocating P-type ATPase produces the protein MNKVQTWLHGRWAVPAAAGLLILASVATSRLWQPQPWGDLLMVAAAVVAGAPVVRKAWSALAVKVIGIDLLVSIAAIGAIMIGEYWEAAAVTFLFAIGHALEDGTLARTRSALAELVAVAPDVAIVLRDGEQVEVAAHEVGLGEAVLVKNGAKVPVDGLVIGGTGALDEASITGESIPVEKTTGDQVFAGTIATSGFLQVRTTGVGADTTLARIIHRVEEAQDAKARTQTFMDRFSSWYTPAIIVLAIVLGLSTGDIVLALTLLVIACPGALVISIPVSIVAGIGRGAKDGILVKGGEFLETSARIDAVALDKTGTLTEGRPQLTDVVVLDTDLGPDHPPVDEEEVLRYAARAEAGSEHPLARPILEAAAEKGLAVLGLPQHTEPVPGKGIVATLDGHRVAVGNLALLQAEQVEGSEDTGQAAQVVADLAARGRTPMVVACDGRAIGVVAVADTVRQDAPEMVRRLHRAGVKKVVMLTGDIEPVARAVAQQVGIDEVRAGLLPEGKLEAVDELRQQGYTVAMVGDGVNDAPALATADIGVAMGAAGSGVAIETADIALMMDNLLKLPEAVSLAKRTVANMRQNIVIALATVVVLMAGVLFGGVTMAVGMLAHETSVLVVIVNAMRLLRRKEDPAARATGARPSASSSAPSRERVPQRA
- a CDS encoding cryptochrome/photolyase family protein → MTRSSPSVLWFRRDLRRGDHPALLAAQDAAGPGAAVVPLFVFDPALWEAGGPVRRAWLAASLRALDEDLDGRLVLRLGDPAQVVPQVVREVEAASVHLSRETNGYGVRRDRRVRAALQDLRDRDGTGWVETGTPYAVGPGLVRTKQGEPYKVFTPFARAWREHGWPTPAPRSDRLDVLDLPSDDQARRLLDEALRLDGLPQLPPAGETAALRRWREFREQDLPAYRQDRDRPAIDGTSRLSAYLKIGALHPRTLLADLAEETGEGAQTFVTELAWREFYADVLHQQPASAWSDLRPALAQLRYDDPEDAVLAWQQGRTGYPMVDAGMRQLLAVGWMHNRVRMITASFLTKDLHVWWPVGARWFLDRLVDGDLASNNHGWQWVAGTGTDAAPYFRVFNPVTQGEKFDPDGDYVRRWVPELRHLPGASAHRPWDQEDGYSHDYPRRIVDHAEERREALERYEAAR